From a region of the Myxococcaceae bacterium JPH2 genome:
- a CDS encoding ZIP family metal transporter, with the protein MSSVVAVVVLYSCIIVCGSLAGATVVIFNERPTRLVTFLAFAAGVMFGAAFFHMLPEAYHGGGWWAFAMVPAGFVFVLVLERYLVAHACEEPPDCTEHVHGHALGLTAFLGLSTHTLFDGIALGSAVKEGVGMMALIAITAHKIPSSLSLASILQSEGKKRGAILLYAVMYGLMVPVGAAVYFGFDAVLKFQSLAPRALAFSAGTFLYIAVSDLLPHVNRHGRDKPGRNLVALAAGLLVMLALAQVTGGIEH; encoded by the coding sequence ATGTCGTCGGTCGTTGCCGTGGTGGTCCTCTATTCCTGCATCATCGTGTGCGGCTCGCTGGCCGGCGCGACGGTGGTCATCTTCAACGAGCGGCCCACCCGGCTGGTGACGTTCCTGGCCTTCGCGGCGGGCGTCATGTTCGGGGCCGCCTTCTTCCACATGCTCCCGGAGGCGTACCATGGGGGCGGTTGGTGGGCCTTCGCCATGGTGCCGGCGGGGTTCGTCTTCGTGCTCGTGTTGGAGCGCTACCTCGTGGCGCACGCCTGCGAGGAGCCCCCGGACTGCACCGAGCACGTGCACGGCCACGCCCTGGGCCTCACGGCCTTCCTCGGGCTGTCCACGCACACGCTCTTTGACGGCATCGCGTTGGGTTCGGCGGTGAAGGAGGGCGTGGGGATGATGGCGCTCATCGCCATCACCGCGCACAAGATTCCCTCGTCGCTGTCGCTCGCTTCCATCCTCCAGTCAGAGGGCAAGAAGCGCGGCGCCATCCTCCTGTACGCGGTGATGTACGGGCTCATGGTGCCGGTGGGCGCGGCCGTGTACTTCGGCTTCGACGCGGTCTTGAAGTTCCAGTCGCTCGCGCCTCGCGCGCTCGCGTTCTCCGCGGGCACGTTCCTCTACATCGCGGTGTCGGACCTGCTGCCGCACGTCAACCGCCACGGCCGTGACAAGCCTGGACGCAACCTGGTTGCATTGGCAGCGGGGTTGCTGGTGATGCTCGCCCTCGCTCAGGTGACGGGCGGCATCGAGCACTGA
- the lpoB gene encoding penicillin-binding protein activator LpoB codes for MNTRLLLSALVAASLTGCYAGPRAFTRGTYEDPNTIEMLSDRFNENDLQLIAKKMAESLANSPRFVQPPAPGQALPIVLVGKLKNSTSEHIDMRSLGDKIQTALAQTGRFAIVDQQARQDIAEEYEYQQSGYVDPNAAKGPGHQASVDFLMTGDLASIVQEVGRDKLVYYKMTAKLNDVHTGTLAWTDEKQIRKKFEKRGVSW; via the coding sequence ATGAACACCCGTCTGCTGTTGTCCGCCCTCGTCGCCGCCTCGCTGACTGGCTGCTATGCCGGCCCGCGCGCCTTCACGCGTGGAACCTACGAGGACCCCAACACCATCGAGATGCTGTCGGATCGCTTCAACGAGAACGACCTGCAGCTCATCGCGAAGAAGATGGCCGAGTCCCTGGCCAACTCGCCGCGCTTCGTGCAGCCGCCCGCCCCGGGCCAGGCGCTGCCCATCGTGCTGGTGGGCAAGCTGAAGAACAGCACCAGCGAGCACATCGACATGCGGTCGCTGGGGGACAAGATCCAGACGGCGCTGGCCCAGACCGGGCGCTTCGCCATCGTGGATCAGCAGGCCCGCCAGGACATCGCCGAGGAGTACGAGTATCAGCAGTCCGGCTATGTCGATCCGAACGCGGCGAAGGGCCCGGGCCATCAGGCGTCCGTGGACTTCCTGATGACGGGCGACCTGGCCTCCATCGTCCAGGAGGTCGGCCGCGACAAGCTCGTCTATTACAAGATGACGGCGAAGCTGAACGACGTGCACACCGGCACCCTCGCCTGGACGGATGAGAAGCAGATCCGCAAGAAGTTCGAGAAGCGGGGGGTGAGCTGGTAG
- a CDS encoding mechanosensitive ion channel, protein MTHRSRTGLAALLVAWTLAWAFRAGALDAGLGAVPTGVERQNPHDAVQGFLEAAHRGDYTRAAFYLDLDFLPRTEQSTRGFQLARRLKFVLDRKLPVDLSSLSKAPEGDPADPRFDSLGALPLKGATVPIRLQRVASDVGPVWVFSESTVKTVDALFDEYGPLFAETLPPLFFEGTWLGLEPWQWLGLLVTVLGGLALSLVLERLVLALGLRVARWTRIEWDDELVAAGAGPLRLPFFAGLLAVGTSFLLLPRPVQLLCDRVSYSLVIIAVAWFILRFLRVSEDFVQGRVTSETGDVGRARSLRTQLAVLRRVFEVATYVVGAALLLMQFEVVRNVGVSLLASAGIAGLVIGLAAQKSISTLLAGIQLSITQPIRIGDQVVIEGEFGTVEEITLTYVVLRIWDQRRMVIPITQFLDKPFQNWSKASPEMLGVVTLQVDYYADIDALRVELRRILENEARHVWDGRVQTLVVLEVQDKTLTIRALVSAANPDRVSELRFLVRERMVVYLRSRPQWLPTTRTETRPAQPLPEPAPVPPSAGPRD, encoded by the coding sequence ATGACGCACCGTTCCCGCACGGGCTTGGCGGCCCTCCTCGTCGCGTGGACCTTGGCGTGGGCTTTCCGCGCCGGGGCGCTCGATGCCGGCCTGGGGGCTGTGCCCACCGGAGTCGAGCGGCAGAACCCCCATGACGCCGTGCAGGGCTTCCTGGAGGCCGCGCACCGGGGCGACTACACCCGGGCCGCCTTCTACCTGGACCTCGACTTCCTGCCCCGGACCGAGCAGTCCACGCGCGGCTTCCAGCTCGCCCGCCGGCTGAAGTTCGTGCTGGACCGCAAGCTGCCGGTGGACCTGTCCAGCCTGTCCAAGGCTCCGGAAGGGGACCCCGCGGACCCACGCTTCGACTCGCTGGGCGCGCTGCCGCTGAAGGGCGCCACGGTTCCCATTCGCCTCCAGCGCGTGGCGTCGGATGTCGGGCCCGTCTGGGTGTTCAGTGAATCCACCGTGAAGACAGTGGACGCGCTGTTCGATGAATACGGCCCGCTGTTCGCCGAGACCTTGCCGCCGCTGTTCTTCGAGGGCACCTGGCTGGGGCTCGAGCCATGGCAGTGGTTGGGGTTGTTGGTGACGGTGCTGGGCGGCCTGGCGCTGTCGTTGGTGCTGGAGCGATTGGTGCTCGCGCTGGGGCTGCGGGTGGCTCGCTGGACGCGCATCGAGTGGGATGACGAGCTGGTGGCCGCGGGCGCAGGTCCGCTGCGGCTGCCGTTCTTCGCGGGCCTGCTGGCGGTGGGCACGTCCTTCCTCTTGTTGCCGCGCCCGGTCCAGTTGCTGTGCGACCGGGTGAGCTACTCGCTCGTCATCATCGCCGTCGCGTGGTTCATCCTTCGCTTCCTGCGCGTGTCGGAGGACTTCGTGCAGGGGCGCGTGACGTCGGAGACCGGCGACGTGGGGCGGGCCCGCTCGCTGCGCACGCAACTGGCCGTGCTGCGCCGTGTCTTCGAGGTCGCCACCTACGTGGTGGGAGCAGCGCTGCTGCTCATGCAGTTCGAGGTGGTGCGCAACGTCGGCGTCTCGCTGCTGGCCTCCGCCGGAATCGCCGGCCTCGTCATCGGTCTGGCGGCGCAGAAGTCCATCTCCACGCTGCTGGCCGGCATCCAGCTCTCCATCACCCAGCCCATCCGTATCGGGGACCAGGTCGTCATCGAGGGTGAGTTCGGCACCGTGGAGGAAATCACCCTGACCTACGTCGTCCTCCGCATCTGGGACCAACGGCGCATGGTCATCCCCATCACCCAGTTCCTCGACAAGCCCTTCCAGAACTGGAGCAAGGCGTCCCCCGAGATGCTGGGCGTCGTCACGCTCCAGGTGGATTATTACGCGGACATTGATGCGCTGCGGGTGGAGTTGCGGCGCATCCTGGAGAACGAGGCGCGGCACGTGTGGGACGGCCGCGTGCAGACGCTGGTGGTGCTGGAGGTGCAGGACAAGACGCTGACCATCCGCGCGCTCGTCAGCGCGGCCAATCCGGACCGGGTGAGCGAGCTGCGCTTCCTGGTCCGAGAGCGGATGGTCGTCTACCTGCGCTCCCGGCCACAGTGGCTGCCCACCACGCGCACCGAGACGCGGCCCGCCCAGCCGCTCCCTGAGCCGGCGCCGGTGCCTCCCTCGGCGGGGCCTCGGGACTGA
- a CDS encoding response regulator translates to MSEKRRILLIDDSEITLAMEKAVLEARGYEVVATSTLMEFEKTLQSWRPDLILTDIHMPEAKGTDICRTLKNEYGTQDIPIVLFSSLPDDELSKLAEQVGADGSLSKVNGLEAMGEKIDELVQSILW, encoded by the coding sequence GTGTCCGAGAAGCGAAGAATCCTCCTGATTGACGACAGCGAGATAACCCTCGCGATGGAGAAGGCCGTCCTCGAGGCGCGGGGCTACGAGGTCGTCGCCACGTCGACCCTGATGGAGTTCGAGAAGACGCTGCAGAGCTGGCGCCCGGACCTCATCCTCACGGACATCCACATGCCCGAGGCCAAGGGCACGGACATCTGCCGCACCCTCAAGAACGAATACGGCACGCAGGACATCCCCATCGTCCTGTTCTCCAGCCTCCCCGATGACGAGCTGTCCAAGCTGGCCGAGCAGGTCGGCGCGGATGGCTCGCTGTCCAAGGTGAATGGCCTGGAGGCGATGGGCGAGAAGATTGACGAACTGGTGCAGAGCATCCTCTGGTGA
- a CDS encoding cytochrome C → MRASVLAALLLAVLPACTRKEPKPTESEPKSTAPARDATGAILFLSADMRGYLGPCGCSENMRGGIGRAAQQILDARAGSLPVLYVDGGDSLFGEPSFPPGQVPQEERKARALAEAMKLMGLSVRAVGELDDARGAAFRQSLHLPELPAGQVKLLDAGARKVGVVSATSAEQLVALSARARGEGADFVVGLLHTTLEVAQAAAEQPGLVANVVVATHTASEFSGEENKRVRAAVPVVALQSKGRSLLRIDLTYAPTRGPFTPLHSQDDTDREVSALEQRMALLDKDINLPGVDPRLKALKQAKRDELAQRKQALLTAPPIPSAEGNGFTLRFLPLDPSLPTAPTAQALVTTYDSDVGKMNLAWAKEHGEECPAPQQGQAAFVGTQTCRECHVEAYAVWEKTLHSHAWGTLEQAGKQYHLNCVGCHVTGWQRPGGVCRLDKVMGRENVGCESCHGPGSLHVENPGPTTIVATPGRETCLTCHNPENSPHFDFATYLPRILGPGHGKPLDVGQPAKRPSTP, encoded by the coding sequence ATGCGCGCCTCGGTCCTCGCGGCGCTGCTGCTCGCGGTGCTTCCGGCCTGCACGCGCAAGGAACCGAAGCCCACCGAGTCCGAACCCAAGAGCACCGCGCCCGCCCGCGACGCGACCGGGGCCATCCTCTTCCTGTCCGCGGACATGCGGGGCTATCTGGGGCCCTGCGGGTGCAGTGAGAACATGCGCGGCGGTATCGGTCGCGCGGCCCAGCAGATCCTGGACGCGCGCGCGGGCTCCCTCCCGGTCCTCTACGTGGACGGAGGCGACAGCCTCTTCGGCGAGCCCTCGTTCCCTCCGGGACAGGTGCCCCAGGAAGAGCGCAAGGCGCGCGCGCTGGCGGAGGCCATGAAGCTGATGGGCCTGTCCGTGCGCGCGGTGGGCGAACTCGATGACGCGCGCGGCGCGGCCTTCCGTCAATCGCTGCACCTGCCCGAGCTGCCGGCCGGACAGGTGAAGCTGCTCGACGCTGGGGCTCGGAAGGTGGGCGTGGTGTCCGCGACCTCCGCGGAGCAGTTGGTGGCGTTGAGTGCCCGCGCTCGCGGCGAGGGAGCGGACTTCGTGGTGGGCCTGCTGCACACCACCCTGGAGGTCGCCCAGGCCGCGGCGGAGCAGCCCGGGCTCGTGGCGAACGTTGTCGTGGCCACGCACACGGCTTCGGAGTTCAGCGGCGAGGAGAACAAGCGCGTGCGCGCCGCCGTGCCCGTGGTGGCGCTCCAGAGCAAGGGCCGCTCACTGCTGCGCATCGACCTCACGTATGCGCCCACGCGCGGGCCCTTCACTCCGCTGCACTCGCAGGACGACACGGACCGCGAGGTATCCGCGCTGGAGCAGCGGATGGCGCTGTTGGACAAGGACATCAACCTGCCCGGCGTGGATCCACGATTGAAGGCGCTCAAGCAGGCCAAGCGCGATGAGCTGGCGCAGCGCAAGCAGGCCCTGCTCACTGCGCCGCCCATCCCCAGCGCCGAGGGCAACGGCTTCACGCTGCGCTTCCTGCCGCTGGACCCGAGCCTCCCCACCGCGCCCACCGCGCAGGCCCTGGTGACGACCTACGACTCGGACGTGGGGAAGATGAACCTCGCCTGGGCGAAGGAGCACGGCGAGGAGTGCCCCGCGCCGCAGCAAGGCCAGGCCGCGTTCGTCGGCACCCAGACGTGCCGCGAGTGCCACGTGGAGGCCTACGCCGTCTGGGAGAAGACCCTGCACAGCCACGCGTGGGGGACGCTGGAGCAGGCGGGCAAGCAGTACCACCTGAACTGCGTGGGCTGTCATGTCACGGGCTGGCAGCGCCCTGGCGGCGTGTGCCGACTCGACAAGGTGATGGGCCGCGAGAACGTGGGCTGCGAGAGCTGCCACGGTCCTGGCTCGCTGCACGTGGAGAATCCGGGGCCCACCACCATCGTGGCCACGCCGGGACGCGAGACGTGCCTCACCTGCCACAACCCGGAGAACTCGCCGCACTTCGACTTCGCCACGTACCTGCCGCGCATCCTGGGCCCGGGACACGGAAAGCCCCTGGACGTCGGCCAGCCAGCGAAGCGCCCGTCCACGCCCTGA
- a CDS encoding LysM peptidoglycan-binding domain-containing protein yields MSPLCLLMLALASVPPLEAGAPLPPPGPHAVEAPAVAAPQAEELDPESASESEEVESESAEMEELRALEGASLDPGARPSAEVMQSLRRLGLANPLRMRMLDALEEATFREDDTPPDLPLITDLSRFDVGQVKDRYDIPVEMQPLVAQYIEFFQGPGRRWFCKWMSRSTRYLPVMQPILEKEGLPRDLVYLSMIESGFSTNAYSWAHAAGPWQFISSTGKQYGLRQDFWVDERRDPVKATRAAAQYLKDLYGELGHWYLAWAGYNTGSGRVRRMMERLGTNDFWAISEEKGLAKETKHYVPKLIAAALVAKNPTAFGFSEEEFEYESALEYDEVKLPDATDLDVVARAAGVSVKDVQDLNPELRRWCTPPTSTKQPYMLRLPKGTGPRFAENIQRLSPIERLTYRVHKVKRGDTLSQIALKYGSAPEAILQMNRLKGMRTLKLNTELVIPVPTGRGGSGDAGGALANKVAQARRSGVVATRPEDEVPAGTPKGPVAVGPMKTETINGKSRVTYGVADGDSLWLIANRFQVSVDDLKKWNNLPRRNRTLSVGTQLYIWSPQAQPQGTTVAKAATSTGTVVVASNVASQAPQNGNKKVHTLAEGETLWSVSQRYGVTVEDIMRWNHIKDHRTVPTGKLLHLSAE; encoded by the coding sequence ATGTCGCCTCTCTGCCTGCTCATGCTCGCCCTGGCCTCGGTTCCTCCCTTGGAGGCCGGAGCGCCGTTACCGCCTCCGGGCCCGCACGCGGTGGAGGCGCCCGCCGTGGCCGCACCGCAGGCGGAGGAGCTGGACCCCGAATCCGCGAGCGAGAGCGAAGAGGTCGAGTCCGAGTCCGCGGAGATGGAAGAGCTGCGCGCGTTGGAAGGCGCCTCGCTGGATCCAGGCGCGCGTCCGAGCGCCGAGGTGATGCAGTCCCTGCGCCGGCTGGGCCTGGCCAACCCGCTGCGCATGCGGATGCTGGACGCGTTGGAGGAGGCCACCTTCCGCGAGGACGACACGCCTCCGGACCTGCCGCTCATCACCGACCTCTCGCGCTTCGACGTCGGGCAGGTGAAGGACCGCTACGACATCCCGGTGGAGATGCAGCCGCTGGTGGCGCAGTACATCGAGTTCTTCCAGGGCCCGGGCCGGCGTTGGTTCTGCAAGTGGATGTCTCGCTCCACGCGTTACCTGCCGGTGATGCAGCCCATCCTGGAGAAGGAGGGCCTGCCGCGGGACCTCGTGTACCTGTCGATGATCGAGAGCGGCTTCTCGACCAATGCCTACTCGTGGGCGCACGCGGCGGGGCCGTGGCAGTTCATCTCCAGCACGGGCAAGCAGTACGGCCTGCGCCAGGACTTCTGGGTGGATGAGCGCCGGGACCCCGTCAAGGCCACGCGCGCGGCGGCGCAGTACCTGAAGGACCTCTACGGCGAGCTGGGCCACTGGTACCTGGCGTGGGCCGGCTACAACACGGGCTCCGGGCGCGTGCGCCGGATGATGGAGCGCCTGGGCACGAACGACTTCTGGGCCATCTCCGAGGAGAAGGGCCTGGCGAAGGAGACGAAGCACTACGTGCCCAAGCTCATCGCCGCGGCGCTCGTCGCGAAGAACCCCACCGCGTTCGGCTTCTCTGAGGAGGAGTTCGAGTACGAGTCCGCGCTGGAGTACGACGAGGTGAAGCTGCCGGACGCCACGGACCTGGACGTGGTGGCGCGCGCCGCGGGCGTGAGCGTGAAGGACGTGCAGGACCTCAACCCTGAGCTGCGCCGCTGGTGCACGCCGCCCACGAGCACGAAGCAGCCCTACATGCTCCGGCTCCCCAAGGGCACCGGGCCTCGCTTCGCGGAGAACATCCAGCGGCTGTCGCCCATCGAGCGCCTGACGTATCGCGTGCACAAGGTGAAGCGCGGCGACACGCTGTCTCAAATCGCCTTGAAGTACGGCAGCGCGCCCGAGGCCATCCTGCAGATGAATCGGCTGAAGGGCATGCGCACCCTGAAGCTCAACACGGAGCTGGTGATTCCCGTCCCCACGGGCCGAGGCGGAAGTGGCGACGCGGGCGGCGCGCTGGCCAACAAGGTGGCTCAAGCGCGGCGCAGCGGCGTGGTGGCGACGCGGCCCGAGGACGAGGTGCCCGCCGGTACGCCCAAGGGTCCCGTCGCCGTGGGCCCCATGAAGACCGAGACCATCAACGGCAAGTCCCGCGTGACGTACGGCGTGGCGGACGGCGACAGCCTCTGGCTCATCGCCAACCGCTTCCAGGTGTCGGTGGACGACCTGAAGAAGTGGAACAACCTGCCGCGTCGCAACCGGACGCTGTCCGTGGGCACCCAGCTCTACATCTGGTCCCCGCAGGCCCAGCCCCAGGGCACGACCGTGGCGAAGGCCGCCACGAGCACGGGCACCGTCGTGGTGGCGTCCAACGTGGCCAGCCAGGCGCCTCAGAACGGCAACAAGAAGGTGCACACGCTCGCCGAGGGCGAGACGCTCTGGTCCGTGTCGCAGCGGTACGGCGTGACGGTGGAGGACATCATGCGGTGGAACCACATCAAGGACCACCGCACGGTGCCCACCGGGAAGCTGCTGCACTTGAGCGCGGAGTAG
- a CDS encoding L,D-transpeptidase family protein, whose product MLTSLSRITAPSPTGFTDAPASTEPAPGAIPSRSDSSSRDARPDKKTSEATPSRAAEVSAPRGRTPRLSVIAPHEAPRIPQQPPLSTAPLDASRSSTQARSLLELLDAPRAAGLPSPIAAPLAHARFTGLPQLADVAAGGRVLGPGSRGEGLRAVQAALLDMGFALLSGADGIHGPDTTRALRNFQVHARSKFPDVRSTGVLDTATLRALDALAPARGTRGQSRHVPIPLYEGQPVRIVVALREHRTFLFDPEGRLLDIFPNAAGTVATPTHRGLKVVRAKLDQVAAEAAGARLWNDRHVFGVRILDLSWANGGHSGEELHGTSAPALLGGDVSHGCVRHDNEHIVAMYDALSVGDRVAVVETVDDPNLGVPVSVS is encoded by the coding sequence ATGCTCACCTCGCTCTCGCGCATCACCGCTCCGTCTCCGACGGGCTTCACAGACGCACCGGCGTCGACCGAGCCTGCTCCGGGCGCCATCCCCTCTCGAAGCGACTCCAGTTCACGGGATGCCCGTCCCGACAAGAAGACGTCGGAGGCCACTCCGTCTCGCGCAGCGGAAGTCAGCGCGCCCCGAGGACGGACACCTCGCCTCTCCGTCATCGCGCCGCACGAAGCACCGCGAATTCCGCAGCAGCCTCCGCTCAGCACCGCGCCTCTCGATGCATCGCGCAGCTCGACACAGGCGCGGTCCCTCCTCGAGCTTCTCGACGCGCCGCGCGCGGCGGGGCTCCCCTCCCCTATCGCCGCGCCGCTCGCACACGCTCGCTTCACGGGACTGCCGCAGCTCGCGGACGTGGCAGCGGGAGGACGGGTGCTAGGGCCGGGTTCTCGCGGCGAGGGATTGCGCGCCGTGCAGGCAGCGCTGCTGGACATGGGCTTCGCGCTGCTGAGTGGTGCGGACGGCATCCATGGCCCGGATACGACTCGCGCACTGCGCAACTTCCAGGTCCACGCGCGCTCGAAGTTCCCCGACGTGCGCTCCACGGGCGTGCTGGATACCGCCACGTTGCGCGCGCTCGACGCGCTCGCTCCGGCCCGAGGTACGCGTGGGCAATCCCGCCACGTGCCGATCCCCCTCTACGAAGGCCAGCCCGTGCGCATCGTGGTGGCCTTGCGCGAACACCGCACGTTCCTGTTCGACCCCGAGGGGAGGCTGCTGGACATCTTCCCCAACGCAGCGGGGACCGTGGCCACGCCCACGCACCGCGGACTCAAGGTCGTGCGCGCGAAGTTGGATCAAGTGGCGGCTGAAGCCGCGGGCGCGCGCCTGTGGAACGACCGCCACGTGTTCGGCGTGCGCATCCTCGACCTGTCGTGGGCCAACGGTGGCCACTCGGGGGAGGAGCTGCATGGAACGAGCGCCCCCGCCCTGCTCGGCGGGGACGTGTCACACGGGTGCGTTCGCCACGACAACGAGCACATCGTCGCGATGTACGACGCGCTCTCGGTCGGTGACCGCGTGGCTGTCGTGGAGACGGTGGACGACCCGAACCTCGGCGTCCCCGTGTCCGTGTCGTGA
- a CDS encoding AAA family ATPase: MTKVRKVNKADPLADLPRWAQQLARKYYTKTVSTFLLYGAVRDLQPLMLEDGGRGFGTLKTFLSEELFGGRDHVLFYDRSSGIRSASPETQKDLQRAMAGYDAMYGTDFSKVLPRDPGRALQILENYLRMRLSEGRSMALIIDFAETLVPGGEMSHLSAEDRFVVATLDKWAHDPQLLAGDVSVVLLAENLADMSPRISRNPYVAPIELPLPTEEERLDYVRSKLEGKRLQSLSDVPLAGLAKMTAGLSRINLDRILTEALEREVRITPELLKEKKKEMIQAECHGLLEFIEPAHTLDAVAGHGRAKQMLRQAAQALKKGRLEVMPMGYLLSGPVGTGKTFMVSCFAGEIGIPVVKFLNFRSQWQGVTEANLEKIFNLLKALWPVAVMIDEADTFLGNRDSGGDSGTSSRIFGSIASFMGNTQYRGKIVWFLMTARPDLLPIDLKRQGRAEEHIALFYPQTDAERDDLFKVMSKKTGVSVEGIESFSSFIPKEVRAFSGADIEAVMVRSKFHALADGREQVTQDDLKAVLADFVPPSYPLEIELQNLVAVQECTSRELLPENFRSLDRDFISRRVRELKMLLEEQ, encoded by the coding sequence GTGACGAAGGTGCGCAAGGTGAACAAGGCGGATCCGCTGGCGGATCTGCCCAGGTGGGCGCAGCAACTCGCTCGCAAGTACTACACGAAGACGGTCAGCACCTTCCTGCTCTACGGCGCGGTGCGAGACCTCCAGCCGCTGATGCTGGAGGACGGTGGCCGTGGCTTCGGCACGCTCAAGACGTTCCTCTCCGAGGAACTCTTTGGTGGGCGCGACCACGTCCTCTTCTACGACCGCTCGTCCGGCATCCGCTCCGCCTCGCCCGAGACGCAGAAGGACCTGCAGCGGGCCATGGCCGGTTACGACGCGATGTACGGCACGGACTTCTCCAAGGTGCTGCCGCGCGATCCAGGCCGCGCGCTGCAGATTCTGGAGAACTACCTGCGCATGCGGTTGAGCGAGGGCCGGTCGATGGCGCTCATCATCGACTTCGCGGAGACGCTGGTGCCCGGTGGCGAGATGAGCCACTTGTCCGCCGAGGACCGCTTCGTCGTGGCCACGCTCGACAAGTGGGCGCATGACCCGCAGCTCCTGGCGGGAGACGTGTCCGTGGTGCTGCTGGCCGAGAACCTGGCGGACATGTCGCCGCGTATCAGCCGCAACCCGTACGTGGCGCCCATCGAACTGCCGCTGCCCACCGAGGAAGAGCGCCTGGACTACGTGCGCTCCAAGCTGGAGGGCAAGCGCCTCCAGTCGCTCTCGGATGTGCCGCTGGCCGGACTGGCGAAGATGACGGCGGGTCTGTCCCGCATCAACCTCGACCGCATCCTCACCGAGGCGCTCGAGCGCGAGGTGCGCATCACGCCGGAGCTGTTGAAGGAGAAGAAGAAGGAGATGATCCAGGCGGAGTGCCATGGCCTCCTGGAATTCATCGAGCCGGCGCACACGCTCGACGCGGTGGCGGGCCATGGCCGCGCCAAGCAGATGCTGCGGCAGGCCGCCCAGGCCCTGAAGAAGGGACGCCTGGAGGTGATGCCCATGGGCTACCTGCTGAGCGGCCCCGTGGGGACGGGCAAGACGTTCATGGTGAGCTGCTTCGCCGGGGAGATTGGCATCCCGGTGGTGAAGTTCCTGAACTTCCGAAGCCAGTGGCAGGGCGTCACCGAGGCCAACCTGGAGAAGATCTTCAACCTGCTCAAGGCCCTGTGGCCCGTGGCGGTGATGATCGACGAGGCGGACACGTTCCTCGGCAACCGCGACTCGGGTGGGGACTCGGGCACGAGCAGCCGCATCTTCGGCTCCATCGCGTCCTTCATGGGCAACACCCAGTACCGCGGCAAGATCGTCTGGTTCCTCATGACGGCGCGACCCGACCTGCTGCCCATCGACCTCAAGCGCCAGGGCCGCGCCGAGGAGCACATCGCGCTCTTCTATCCGCAGACCGATGCGGAGCGAGACGACCTCTTCAAGGTGATGAGCAAGAAGACGGGCGTGTCGGTGGAGGGCATCGAGTCGTTCTCGTCCTTCATCCCGAAAGAGGTGCGTGCCTTCAGCGGCGCGGACATCGAAGCGGTGATGGTCCGCTCGAAGTTCCATGCACTCGCGGATGGCCGCGAGCAGGTGACGCAGGACGACCTCAAGGCCGTGCTCGCGGACTTCGTGCCGCCCAGCTATCCGCTGGAGATCGAACTCCAGAACCTGGTGGCCGTGCAGGAGTGCACCAGCCGCGAGCTGCTCCCGGAGAACTTCCGCTCCTTGGACCGAGACTTCATCAGCCGTCGCGTCCGTGAGTTGAAGATGCTCCTGGAAGAGCAGTAG